Sequence from the Miscanthus floridulus cultivar M001 chromosome 16, ASM1932011v1, whole genome shotgun sequence genome:
ttaagtaattaggagttagtTGAATACCGTtactgcatgattaccttgatattcaAGCATCCTTAGTTCTACCATGCTAGTCTGAATAGATCGATATCCctaatgcttagtaatgcttagacttcaatagaagtcgagtgatggtttCATCGTTCGCGAGAAATAGGTTTTACCTTGGTTCTTCTCGGCTCTGTTTATGGATCGTGAGAATACCATGGTAATAATAATGTTTAATCTGAGATCGAGCGGACTCTTTGCTTGCGTCAAGTTTGAGTCTTAACGTAGTGCCCCGCCTGTGTCTATTGAGCACCGTTCGTTGTAGGCCACCATGTGGTCGAGACTTCGCAGTATTGACCATATATTCCGGTAAGCATGATAccttggctattccattatgagaaAAGACAACTGCGCACTGGGAGTAAGGAGATGGTGAAAGTAGCGTGTACACATCCTGTGAATCCGTCAAGGATGAACAACGCAGGGAGGTGGAGTATTGTGCTCTTGAGTAGCGCAGGccggttcatgttttggaggatctgagtgaaggttgatatatttaggtctaggacctgcgtatgtcgtgtggtaaggaaacttCAGCTGGGctaaatcgattcaaatcgtcatgctcctcgattatggagactcgacCCTCTGAACATGTATCGGTTATTGATGGATATAAGCTGAGACAAGATGAAATGAGATGAATAATGAAGTGATTGGTTTAGATTATGTGCAAACTGGATACTTAAAATGACCTAAtacaaagctaaaacattgaaagtaagaatCCAAttgtagtaagcttttctgcaaagtTATTCTTGCTTCTAACTTTTTTTTAGcctgcatacccttggagtcttttattttagtcgggtaagacttgttgagtaccttaagtactcagggtttgttaacccctgttgcaggttctGACTTATGCTGCTAGTTAaggtcatgtcggtgggctcgacatgatctgaACATCTCTTCTACCTTAGATGCTTTACCTAAGTCGCTTCCACAATTCTACTCACATTTTGGAACTTAAGTTAAGTTTgacttgaacatgttttgtaaactaatatTGTAAATCTTTCGCACTCTGATATAAGTTATTTTTGTACCAAgtattgtaatgttgtggtaactctatgttgatcctgtatgagttgtaaaatgtggatgattcggggtttcccgaggacatcCGACATACTACCCAAGTTATCTGACTTTCGTGTACAACAGTAAGAGGTCTCAAGGACAATGACAGGTGTACGTGGGTCATATAATTAGGGTGGTTCTGCCATGAGAGGCTGGAACTTTGTTCCATTATTAAAAAATTATATGAGCACTGTAAtatgattaaaaataaaaataatgatGTGATTGTCTGTACTGTGTTTATTTATTACGGAAAATGTGCCATCTGTCAGGCCGATAGACTGTGCTGACCGCTGAGTGCTGATTAGCTGGCTCGAATCCTATGTGCTGATAATTTTTTTAGCAAAAAAATCTGCCATTTGCCATTTTTTTAGCTCTAATCCTTTTTTTATATCTTTTAGCTCTAATCCTGCGTGCTGATAAATGGGAGGAAGGCGCTATTCATTCAGTCATTTGGCATTTTCGGTCCAACTCGGGCGGGACCGTGGCTCTGCCCAACCTTGGCGTAGCAAACTGTCAGCCCATCGTGGCACATCCGGCCCACCCACGCGCCGAGCGGGGGATCCCGTGCGTGCTGCCGTTTCGGCTCCTGAGCCGTGCACACACGCCTTTTTATTCCGCCCGCCGCTTCGCTCACGGCTCACGCCGTCCCCCCTCTTCCTCCCCCGCCCCCTCGCCCCACGCGGGAGAGGAGAGCCGCCGGGCCTGGAAGCTTCTCCGTGGTGCTGCATCGCGAGCTCGCAGCGGTGAGTACCCTCTCCCCCGTGTGTCCCTCTCGCCTCTCCGTTTCCCCGCTGCGCACGCGCGCGCGCGTCTCGTTCTCGTTCCTCTGGCTGCAGTCAAACGCCGTGCTCGGAGCTCTGGATTCGTATCCTGCTTCTCGCGATTTAGTTTCGTCAGGGGAGCTTTCGCGCCGGCCTGTTCTGTGGAGGGAGCTCGGGGTCATGGTGTGGTACGATATGATTTCTGTCGGCGGTTGAGCTCTGTTTCTGCAACAATTCGTGGGGATAGGGGATTTCAGAGGGTGTGATGTGGTTCGGTGCTGTGGCGTTCGAATGCCACATTAAGAAGGGTATAATTTCTAGGGTTCCGATAGTTCGTTTGTTCTGGGGAGCCGGACATATGTGGGTTGGCTGGTCGCAAAACACGAAAGTCATTTTTAGCCCACGGCTGGTTGCAGTTTGCAACCCCTTTTTACTTAGCATAGGGGGGAGAAACGAGCTTCCAGCTTGAATTTTGTGGATCCAGGGGTCCTCGTGGATATAGCTCTGCACGCTGTGGAAGTAGATGGTCACCGGAAGGAAATCCTGGGAATTTATAGCAGCCACTGTGGAAGTATATGACCACCGGAAGGAAATCCTGGGAATTTATAGCAGCCGAACAATGCAGGTAGATTTGGGGCCAGATGTTTGGTGTGAAAGCAGTTCGTGTTTAGAACAACTAACCTACCTTGGCAGTAGGAAATAAAATCCAGCGCCACTATGAAAGGCAAATCATTCCTTGACTTCACCCTATTGTTCAAGATAATTCAGGATGCATAGAGATGGGACTAGTGTGTAGAATGGATATACAGTAAGCGGCTGTGATTTTCTCTTTCAAATTAGATGCGCTTTGGAAATGCTATGCCAAGATCACCCTCTACCAATAGAAATGGGGAGGGGTGGAGGGTAGCACCCAGCATTGCATGGCATGCTGCGGAGTTGGAGCTCTGGACGTACACGGTCCATAACACGTGGAAGCAGGATATGAGCTGCAAGCTGCCTGTTTCTTGGCCAAGGTCATCGAGGCTTCAGACATCTTTTTCTGTGTTGTCGTCAAGCGAAATGCGGAATTGGCTTGAGCTTGCCTTGTTTTTTACGTTATAGAAGTTGCCAATATGTTATTGTTTTGGAAATATACGGTTATAATATGCACCTCCTGTTAATTGTCGCTTGCTtgacttttttttctttctatatGTAAGTTTTCTAGTAATACCTTTTTAATTACTATCTTTGTTCGGAACCCAGTTTTTTTTTTAGTCCTTGCTGACATTACAAATTGCAATGGTGCTTATGAAAATTCTATGGAACTCCTATTTAGATGCTAAGAAGTTATTGATTCCAATGAGAAATGACCAGCTGTCTTTTTGTTTGTCATTTAAGTTGTGAAAAGTGTTATTCTTTATTTGTACCTACAGGATTTCAGGAAAAGAGGCATAGCTATGTTTGCTACAGTTTTCGAACGTAGTTCCTTTGTTTTTCTATATATGTAGTTCGTCAATTTTCATGGACAAGtctaaaattacaaacaaaaAAGAATGAGTATATATTATGCTTTTGATATATAGTAAAAAGTCTTGATCTTCTGCTAGCTGAATGCTTTAAACATCCAGTAAAATGTTTTTGATATACATTACAACATTGAGGTGACTATAGAAATCAGAATGCGTACCAAGAAAAAAGCAAAGCAAAAACAAAAATGGGAAAAGAAGTGATGCAACCACTTTCTGTTTTGATGGGAAGAAATGCATCTCAGCTGAAGGCTGAAGCTGAATGCGTGAAGGAAACGTTGGTAATGGGAAAGGACATATGTTGCCTTAAGAACAGCCGAGCATGTTCTCTGAGGGATCTTTTGGCAGCTAATCACTTAACAGTGATGGATGTTCTTGCTCGTTTTCAACTAAAAAGATCATCAGCTAGTCTAATAATTTTGAATAATGGGGAACAAATCAAACCTGGTTCAAATCAGGGGTGTGTAAGACTTTAATAGGTACTTGACTGTTGAGTCCATGTAACCATTATTCATTCATCTTTATTTCTTTGCTGTAGATTGCAAGGTGCTGGTGAATCTGGCTCCGCCACATAGAGCTTCTTTTTTTTCACTGCGGTCCTCAGGAAGACGGTTTTCTAAGACTGCTTTTTGTCTACTGTAAATTGATGAAATTTTAGTGAACTTTTACTATGGAAAAAAATACAGCTCACTGTCCAGTTGAGGGCAATGGTAAGATTGAAAATGGTGCGAGCTCTAGTCAGAATCCTGAGAACCTTGAGCATCCAGTTTTGCTGTCTACATCTCAACCAGTGCCAAATAACTTGGGGATAAGGAAAAACTATAAAAGGGCAGCAAACAGAGGTAAAAAAGGTTCCCAAGGACTAATAGGTCAAGCATATACTTTGAGGTCATCTGATAATGATGTCAGGGTGCTTCGCTCCACATCAAGTTCAAAGATGACACCTACCGAGCATGTACAGACTCCAGTACAACCGGCTGCCAAGAGAAGAAAAAAGAGCAGAGCCTCAAACAAAAGTTCCACAGATGAGTTTTCACAAATTCGTAAACGGGTTAGATACATTTTGAACCGAATGAATTATGAGCAAAGCCTAATTGAAGCTTATGCTAGCGAAGGCTGGAAAAATCAAAGGTTTGTCACTCTATATTATTATTTGGAATTTTGAGTTGCTAGCATCTTCTGAATTTAAATTCTTTTTCTCTTATATTATTAGTAACTGGTATTACATATGTGTTTAGAAGTCTGGTTCTTCATTCCCTATGTGTTGCCAGGGTTATTGAATAGTGCTGCAAGGCCGTGTATTATGTGCTAGCCAAAATCCTTAAGTTTCTTTGTTAACCAAAACCAACCACAATAGTGTTGTGTGCTACAAAACTGACTAATAGGTTTGACTATTTTAGCTTAAATACACTTGTCAAGTGGATTACATCCTTTagcgcaccccccccccccccccccccccccaaccccaaCCCATCATTTTGCACCTGATTTCCCCTTCCATGTATTCCTTTGCCTTATCAAATGATGGGCCTTTTGTGTCACAATTCACACATGTTTTGCCGTCACTGAAACTCTATTGTTTCACTCTTTCTGATATCATCCTGACGTCACTGGTTATGTTCTCTCTATATACAGTTAGTATCTCTGCCTCTTCTCGCTGCCAGTCATGATGTGTGCTTGGTTTCGTTAAATTTATATGGCCTATTAGGCTCAGTTGCTGATCAGATGCACACGTGGTGTAAAAAAAATCTTCAACTTTGCATTAACAGACAGCGTCTTGGGATTTTGCTACTGCCGTGATATTTCTTTAGCTGTTGAGTTCATCACAAATTCTGTTGCAATATAAAATGACTGACGTCCATGTATAAACATGCAGTTTGGATAAGATAAGACCTGAGAAGGAGCTTGAACGGGCCAAATCAGAAATCTTACGATGCAAATTGAGAATACGGGAAGTCTTCCAGAATATTGATTCTCTTCTCTCAAAGGGGAAAATTGACGAATCTTTATTTGATTCTGAAGGAGAAATATCTTGTGAAGATGTAAGTCAGCATGTAATTTTGATTCCATCAATGTATCTGTATTATCTAGTAATTGTGTTCTGTTATGCTCAGCATTTTAATCAGTGACAATGTTTCATAAATCACAGATCTTTTGTGCCACTTGTGGTTCGAAAGATTCTACATTGGGTAATGATATCATTCTCTGCGATGGAGCTTGTGACAGAGGGTTCCACCAGAACTGTTTAAATCCTCCTCTGCGTACTGAAGATAGTAATATTCTTTTCCACTTTCATAGTATCAGTAATTCTTGTTTCGGCATTTATTCATGAGCACCATTCATTTGTAGTCCCCATGGGAGATGAAGGATGGCTCTGCCCAGCGTGTGATTGCAAGATAGACTGTATAGATCTAATAAATGATCTCCAGGGGAGTGACCTCTCCATTGAGGACTCTTGGGAGGTAAAAATTCCCTTTATAAGAACAGTAACAATTTACAAATTGAATTACATTTCAACTCAGTAGTACATTTATTTTTGCAGAAAGTTTTTCCAGAGGCAGCTGCTATGGCAAATGGCTCTAAGCAAGATGACGCATTTGATCTTCCATCAGATGACTCGGATGACAATGACTTTGACCCCAATATGCCTGAAGAGCATGTGGTCAGTAAGGAAGAAGGATCGTCTGAAGACGAAGAGGATGAGGATGGAGGATCAGACTCTGATGACTCAGACTTTTTGACCTGTTCTGATGATTCGGAACCTTTGATGGACAAGAAGAAGGTTGATGACCTCGGGTTACCTTCTGAAGATTCAGAGGATGATGACTATGATCCAGCAGGTCCTGATTCGAATGAAGATGTCGAAAAGAAGTCAAGTTCTGATGAGTCTGACTTCTCATCTGACTCGGATGATTTTTGTAAGGAGATTGCAAAATCTGGTGGACATGATGAAGTTTCATCACCTCCATTACCTGATGACAAGGTGGGTGATATGGAAAAGAACACTGCTCAGGCTAACACAGCAAGTTCCGCTGATGACCCTATGGAGACTGAAATAGACCAGAGTGTGGTTTTACCAGTTTCAAGGAGACGGCAGGCTGAACGGTTGGACTACAAAAAGCTGTATGATGTATGCCCTCGACCTACATCTGTGCATATTTAAAATCTTTCTTTTTTTGGTGTTTTAGTCTTGAATAACGCCTATTGTGTGTTTGTTTTTCATCCAGTCGATCGCTTCAGTTTCATGCTGGAACTAGGCAAATTCAAAAGTACAATTATGAGCTTAGTCATGGAATGTGATCTTAGACATATGTGCATAATCTAGTAGTCAATAAACTAGCATAATCGAGGCAAATTCAAAAGATGTTGAAAAGACATATGCGCATAATCTAGGAGATGTCCTGTGCCTTGAATTTAGGTATTTCCAGAGGTTTCTTAGCTTATACCTATGTGCTGCTGCATTCAATCTTGATACTGATTTGCGCAACTAAACTCACTAGCCTTTTTTAGCAACTCAACTGTATGTACTATGTCGATATTGCATGAGGTTATGAATTGTTTGCTAAAGGCAATATGCTCTTcggtgcatgcttgcatgtgagAAGTTTGTTTTCTGACCATGACATATTCCTATTCTTGCTGGACTCAAAAGGAGGCATATGGTGAAGCATCAtctgattctagtgatgatgaagaatGGTCTGGGAAGAATACACCAATAAAAAGCAATGAAGAGGGTGAAGCTGATTCTCCTGCAGGAAAAGGCTCCAGAGTTGTGCACCATAATAATGGACTGACTACACAAAGCACTAAAAAAAGCTTGCATTCTCTTCATGGTTCAGTAGATGAGAAACATGGAGATCTTACTTCTAATGGCAGCAACAGCACAGCTAGGAAAGGACATTTTGGTCCAGTAGTTAATCAGGTATCATTTATGATTCACTACAATTGGTTGCAGAATTAACCATTTTAGACTGCTTTAATTGATGAATAAGTTGATGCACATCATTTTCCTTGCAGAAGCTACATGAACATTTTAAGACACAACAATACCCTAGTCGTTCTGTTAAAGAAAGCCTGGCAGAAGAACTAGGGTTAACATTTCGTCAGGTGGATTCCTATCATTTTCTAATTGCATGGTTCTCATGGTTATATTGGCATCGGATTTGACCCTTGCTGTGCATTATGGTGACAGGTTAGCAAATGGTTTGAATCTAGGCGTCATTTCGCAAAGGTAGCTTCTTCCAGGAAAGGCATCAGTCCAGATAAGCATTGCCCTGAAAATACTAATAGCCCAGTGACACCTAGTGTGCAACCTAAAGAACCTGAGTGGACTGTGATGGAAGAATCTAATGTATCCATAAACAGGGATGCCACCATCTCTAAAAAAGCGGTCTCTTCAAAGGTTGGATCAAGAAAGAACCTTGGCAAGAATTTCCCTGGAAGTGATGTGGGAGGGTCAAAAGTTGATTCTGCCAAGGATCAGAATCCGGGGCCTGACCTTGCAGAGAAGGCAAGGCAAAAAGCAGTACAGCAGgagttgaagaagaagaaaatgggaCGATGAAGTTTGTAGACAAAGACATGAACCAGAATTTGGACTGCTCCTGAAATTTCCAGGTTGGGTCGTGAATTCGCTGCAGCGCTATGGCCCTTGAAACTTTGGCTTTGTATGGCTCTACATTGGTAGCCAAAAAACATAGATATACCATTGCAAGTCAGCTAGCTCTCATTAGATCATGCCAGTCAACTAACAAGCACATCATTAAGATATACTATTGCTTCCCGTTCTTAGCCAACTGAGAGCTTCCTCTGATTTCTGGGGCGCTCTATAGGAATTAGGTATCCTTCGATTTATTTGTAGCGATTATTGTCATTGCAGGAAGAGCTCAATTGCAAAAGCCGAAGGCTCCGTAACAACAGCAGGGTGCTGCTATGACGATGCAGAAGATGCGCTGTTTTCATCGATGTTGATTTTCTTGTAAGATGGAATGCTGTACCAGACCTTGCGTAATGTGAACACAGGACTTTGTTCTGATTCAGTGTTGCAGTGCGGCCATTTTGACTCTGACAGAACAAGATCGTTGCGCTTTTCATGTAATCGCATTTTCGGTAACGTCAGTGTCCTTGAGCTCCTGGCCCTCCTTGTCATACTCTCCGTACATGTTCTTGGGTAGTGCAGTATGTTACCCTTTCTCTGTCGTGCTTTCCACTTGGCCCTAATTGGCGTCGATTTTCACTTGCAGTGTAAGCTACAGTATGTTAGTTTCGACGTCGTCTCTTGTTTTCGTTGAATGAGGAGCATTTGGATTGTCGAGCTTTACACAGCTGCGCGGCACAAACTTTGTAGGATTGCAAGTTCTGATGTCTGCAGCAGTTCCGGTTGCAGCACTTCATAGGACTGCAAATTCTGAAGCGGCATTTGGACACCACCACCAGGGCCTGCAAATTCGATCCACGCTGCTGCTGTAATCGAGTCGTCTGCTCGTGGAATGCTTTGTTTCGGCCAAAATCCACCCTTTATTCAGCCAGTATATAACGTGACGCCTTTCACTGGTCCCATGTCCTAACGATGTTCCTCTGTCAATGGATGGTGGTGAATCCTATTCGAAATTGCATCGATCCCAGCATGGCAGGATCCATAACGGTAAGCCACGGGATTTCTGATCACAGGTCATGTCAGATTGATCTCACTAGGTTGGCCCAACGGTTAATTGGGTTTTTGATCCGCGTCTGATCGAGGGACGTCTAGCCGTTCTCCTGACTGATGGGACCCCAGTCGCGCAGCACTATAAAGAGGAATGTGAGTgccggggcacaaggcacgagtTTCACCTGTAGTCATCAGCGCCCCACCATGTCCTACCCTAGTCCTGATCATGAGGGTGCGCTgtgagcgatgggaagctccaCCGCCTTCACCACTGCCTCCAGACCGCACCTGCACTCCTGCCTTCTTCGAGACCCTAGTGGACGCGTCAAGCTACTGCTACTTCCTCGCCGGCGCCATGGCCGCGACTTCACTGGGTGAGGTACATCATCAAGTTCTCTATCTAAGTTAAGTCATTACCCGCTAGATCTGCACCTAGAGGTCCTATAAatcctatcaatggtatcagagccaaggtttCTTGGAGTGTGTAGATCGAATCTAGGGTAGAAAAGTGAATAGAAATGTAGAAAGAGTTGACAGTTTCCCAATTttcccaaaaccctaaccctagatcaccACCGTCGACCGTTGCCTCGACGCCGCGCGGGAAGCCACCCCGAGCCGCTGCGGGCGCAAGAAGAAATAGTCTAACCTAATCCTAACCCTAGAAGGGGAACGGACGGGAAGAGGGAGGAACCTACCTGGTATTTCCTCACCTATGTCGACACACACCGCCGCGAGCGGGAAGAAGGATTCGCCGCTGCCTCACCGGCACGAGGCAGAAAAGCCCGAGCCGTCGGCTCGCTAGTGCTCCGCGTGCAAGAGCACGAGCCGCCCCTAAAGGGTACCGCCCGAGGGCCGCTCGACGGCAGCGCTCTCAACCTCCGGCGTGCGCACACGCCGGCAAGGGGCCCAACGACagcgtcgtcatcgtcatcccaCCGCCGTAGCGCGGGAAGATCACCCGAGCCTCCACCGAGCCACGCACATGTGCTCAGGGCGCTGTCGCTAGACCGCTTGGCGGCGGCGCGCTTACCCTACGGTGGGCGCACGCACCAGCGAGGGGACCGACGGCGGCGCCGTCATCTCCGACCATCATGGTTTtcagagagaagggagagagagagcagcgCGGCGAAGAGAAAGAGGCAGGAGAAGAGAATGAGCTCTAGGGTTCGGGGGAGCAGTGGCTGGCACCCCGTTTTTGTTCTTCAGATCTGGGCGGATAGCCATCGATCGCGATGAACGACTGTGAATGCACGGGCTACATTCGGCCTAGGCGGGTTGGAAGAATCCcaacccaggcccaggttgcggcctgggacgTGGGGGAGCGCAACGCGAGCGGCCGCCAAGGGCCGTTTTTGTTGCTGGGCCACGCGCGAGGGTGCGCTAGCGGATGGGCCATTGGCCGATTTCGCTGAGGGCCACAGAACAATAGTGaagttttgttttattttttcatAAGCAAATTTTGATGTTTTCTGTCTAGTTTAAAtatctgtcaaaatttgaaccaatgggataattttttcagagagtagatgagtacagtaaaatacttctaaaaagtagataaattattttttagttttccgctgcaaagtttattATTGATTATCTTCCAATTCAATTCGAACCAACAGGATAATTTAATTCGAAaagcagttatatttagtaaattatgattatatttatcctctaattaaattagaaccaacggaaaattttaaattagaggagtagtccgatttgtttatgttagattatggtattgttattttcttatcagcgttgatgataacaat
This genomic interval carries:
- the LOC136512283 gene encoding homeobox protein HOX1A-like, coding for MEKNTAHCPVEGNGKIENGASSSQNPENLEHPVLLSTSQPVPNNLGIRKNYKRAANRGKKGSQGLIGQAYTLRSSDNDVRVLRSTSSSKMTPTEHVQTPVQPAAKRRKKSRASNKSSTDEFSQIRKRVRYILNRMNYEQSLIEAYASEGWKNQSLDKIRPEKELERAKSEILRCKLRIREVFQNIDSLLSKGKIDESLFDSEGEISCEDIFCATCGSKDSTLGNDIILCDGACDRGFHQNCLNPPLRTEDIPMGDEGWLCPACDCKIDCIDLINDLQGSDLSIEDSWEKVFPEAAAMANGSKQDDAFDLPSDDSDDNDFDPNMPEEHVVSKEEGSSEDEEDEDGGSDSDDSDFLTCSDDSEPLMDKKKVDDLGLPSEDSEDDDYDPAGPDSNEDVEKKSSSDESDFSSDSDDFCKEIAKSGGHDEVSSPPLPDDKVGDMEKNTAQANTASSADDPMETEIDQSVVLPVSRRRQAERLDYKKLYDEAYGEASSDSSDDEEWSGKNTPIKSNEEGEADSPAGKGSRVVHHNNGLTTQSTKKSLHSLHGSVDEKHGDLTSNGSNSTARKGHFGPVVNQKLHEHFKTQQYPSRSVKESLAEELGLTFRQVSKWFESRRHFAKVASSRKGISPDKHCPENTNSPVTPSVQPKEPEWTVMEESNVSINRDATISKKAVSSKVGSRKNLGKNFPGSDVGGSKVDSAKDQNPGPDLAEKARQKAVQQELKKKKMGR